From a region of the Archocentrus centrarchus isolate MPI-CPG fArcCen1 chromosome 18, fArcCen1, whole genome shotgun sequence genome:
- the LOC115797469 gene encoding uncharacterized protein LOC115797469, translating to MEAESTEQTQEQTLEALQEKLQEKEREVQELREQMELLQKQNQNPVSPPEDNHDLQTPSTSRAARQVQESEIIILIDSNGKFINEKKLFPKHEVNKINCPNTEKALELLTEEKLGSPSHIIIHTGSSDLRKKQERLSESLERVIEKASDTFPSSRVVMSALLPRRDLHFDTIHNINTKLEKACHKFKNVYFAKHPTLGFSCLHDDVNLSKEKVPIFARTLKDVALDRNPSEQQGTVQGRSSLIYIPRQSPPIFFFNFN from the coding sequence GCTGAGTCCACAGAACAAACACAGGAACAAACTTTAGAAGCTTTACAGGAGAAGCTCCAGGAAAAAGAGCGAGAGGTCCAGGAGTTGAGAGAACAGATGGAGTTACTCCAAAAGCAAAACCAGAACCCCGTGAGCCCCCCTGAAGACAACCATGACCTACAAACTCCCTCTACCTCCAGAGCAGCAAGACAGGTCCAGGAATCAGAAATCATCATCCTCATCGACTCCAATGGCAAATTCATAAATGAGAAGAAACTTTTCCCCAAGCATgaagtaaataaaattaattgtcCCAACACTGAAAAAGCCTTGGAACTCCTGACAGAGGAGAAGCTGGGATCTCCGAGCCACATCATAATCCACACGGGCTCCAGCGACCTGAGGAAGAAGCAGGAGAGACTGTCAGAATCCCTCGAACGTGTGATAGAGAAAGCCTCCGACACCTTCCCCAGTAGCAGAGTGGTTATGTCAGCCCTACTTCCAAGGAGAGACTTGCACTTCGACACCATCCACAATATCAACACCAAACTGGAAAAAGCCTGTCACAAGTTCAAAAATGTCTACTTTGCCAAACACCCCACCCTGGGCTTCAGCTGTCTTCATGATGATGTGAatctgtccaaagaaaaagTTCCCATCTTTGCGCGGACACTGAAAGATGTGGCTCTTGATAGAAACCCATCCGAGCAACAGGGAACTGTACAGGGAAGAAGCAGCTTAATATACATCCCACGACAGTCaccaccaattttttttttcaatttcaattga